A window of Rufibacter sp. LB8 contains these coding sequences:
- a CDS encoding reverse transcriptase domain-containing protein, producing the protein MTKKDWFRLKRYPHIGTPLVPSDRNWVYDYVKNPDKIKSHAFFPFIHKTITVRKFRREKQPDGSRSEFRKPSQKVRHIYYANHLDSNIYGFYANKLSSAYEARLRELELEDCVTAYRRIPLNPANPKSRNKCNIDFASEVFEFIKGSGNDELVAITFDIKSFFDNLNHKYLKKAWRGVVGKGLDLDDDHYNVFRNITKFSFVEERDIFSEFKNEIIIETKSKLQKKGKVTRRKYLKNRGAVAFCTKDVISDRIREKNLIKSNKYSDSSRGQLREKGIPQGSPISSVLANIYLLNFDHEINTLIKQFNGMYRRYSDDMVVVCEAQYEQAVIDLLNFEIGKCQLCFQSDKTQVFRFSKIENRYNCQEKNLQTGSLQSNTKFEYLGFSFDGKHTYLKTASLASYYRKLKRSVRRGKFFSRFGNEKNRQEIFKRRLYKKYTYLGAGRKRVYKRDPLHSNRWKVSHKYDWGNYISYAGMAANIIPDNKIASQVSRHWKKVHALLKA; encoded by the coding sequence GTGACTAAGAAAGACTGGTTCAGATTAAAAAGGTACCCCCACATCGGCACACCGTTAGTGCCTTCGGATAGAAATTGGGTATATGACTATGTAAAAAACCCTGACAAAATAAAAAGTCACGCTTTTTTCCCCTTCATTCATAAAACAATTACCGTACGCAAATTCAGGAGGGAAAAGCAACCCGATGGGTCACGTAGTGAGTTCAGGAAACCGAGCCAGAAGGTAAGGCATATCTATTATGCCAATCACCTAGACTCTAATATTTATGGTTTCTACGCCAATAAGCTATCTTCTGCCTATGAAGCAAGGCTCAGAGAATTAGAACTGGAGGACTGTGTTACCGCATACAGGAGGATCCCATTAAATCCGGCTAACCCCAAGTCAAGGAACAAATGCAATATCGATTTTGCATCTGAGGTTTTCGAGTTCATTAAAGGAAGCGGTAACGATGAGCTAGTGGCAATTACCTTTGATATCAAAAGCTTCTTTGACAACCTTAACCATAAGTACCTGAAGAAGGCATGGCGCGGCGTAGTCGGTAAAGGTTTAGACTTAGATGATGACCACTACAATGTCTTCAGGAATATCACGAAGTTCTCTTTTGTCGAGGAACGTGATATTTTCTCTGAGTTCAAAAATGAGATTATTATAGAAACGAAGTCTAAGCTTCAAAAGAAGGGTAAAGTTACCCGGAGAAAATACCTGAAGAACAGGGGTGCTGTCGCCTTTTGTACCAAGGACGTCATATCAGATAGAATCAGGGAGAAGAACCTGATAAAAAGCAATAAGTACTCAGACAGCTCCAGAGGTCAGCTTAGAGAAAAAGGCATTCCGCAAGGCTCACCCATCAGCTCTGTTCTGGCAAACATTTACCTGCTGAACTTCGACCATGAAATCAACACATTGATTAAGCAGTTTAATGGTATGTACAGGCGATACTCTGATGACATGGTGGTAGTCTGTGAAGCCCAGTACGAGCAGGCGGTAATTGATCTGCTAAACTTCGAAATCGGAAAATGCCAACTTTGTTTCCAGTCAGACAAAACCCAGGTTTTCAGATTCAGTAAAATTGAAAACAGGTATAACTGCCAGGAGAAAAACCTTCAAACCGGTAGCCTGCAGTCGAACACTAAATTCGAGTATCTGGGGTTCTCCTTCGACGGCAAACACACTTACCTGAAAACCGCAAGTCTAGCGTCCTACTACCGGAAACTGAAGAGAAGCGTCAGAAGAGGGAAATTCTTCTCCAGATTCGGCAACGAGAAAAATAGGCAGGAAATTTTTAAGCGAAGACTGTACAAAAAGTACACGTATTTAGGAGCAGGCAGGAAAAGGGTTTATAAGAGGGATCCGCTTCATAGCAACAGGTGGAAGGTTTCCCACAAATACGATTGGGGCAACTATATCTCATAC